The Thalassotalea sp. HSM 43 genome window below encodes:
- a CDS encoding CDGSH iron-sulfur domain-containing protein, which yields MSKPVIADNKPIKVELEKDSDYFFCTCGRSKSQPFCDGSHAGTSFKPQRYTAEQDGDQYFCQCKHSLNPPFCDGSHKQFNASDKGKEGPDVVAVD from the coding sequence ATGTCCAAGCCCGTTATCGCCGACAATAAACCAATCAAAGTAGAGCTTGAAAAAGATAGCGATTATTTCTTCTGCACTTGTGGTCGTTCTAAATCGCAACCGTTTTGTGATGGCTCGCATGCCGGTACGTCGTTTAAGCCTCAGCGTTATACTGCTGAGCAAGATGGTGACCAATACTTTTGCCAATGCAAACACAGCTTGAACCCGCCATTTTGTGATGGCTCACATAAGCAATTCAATGCCAGTGATAAAGGTAAAGAAGGTCCTGATGTTGTCGCAGTCGATTGA
- a CDS encoding FAD:protein FMN transferase translates to MRKTVKYFVISVMSLAVIACGEADKQAAQTLQATQGVEELVLTGRTMGPIVYTVKVVGEKQRVEQQMLAENVDKLLKKINAQMSTYDAESELSKFNRYQGMESRNISAELDRVLTESIRLAKITDGAFDVTVGPLVNLWSFGPEKRPESVPAKELIASTKQHIGINKISLEGGKLAKNDVKVYVDLSAIAKGFAVDMVADYLEQQGYNDYIVDIGGEMRLKGNKLSGKDWRIAVEKPISGTRAVQKVIIPGDNAVATSGDYRNYFEEDGVRYSHTIDPDTGWPIDHKLVSVTVLHPSAMTADGLATAIEVMGPDKGLAFAEQQNVAVYLISKSDDGFTEQMTEQFKQYLAEK, encoded by the coding sequence ATGAGAAAAACAGTAAAGTATTTTGTTATATCTGTTATGTCGTTAGCCGTTATTGCTTGCGGTGAAGCCGATAAACAAGCGGCACAAACGCTTCAGGCAACACAAGGTGTTGAAGAGCTCGTGTTAACCGGGCGTACAATGGGGCCCATTGTTTACACCGTAAAAGTTGTTGGTGAAAAACAGCGCGTTGAGCAACAAATGCTGGCTGAAAATGTTGATAAATTACTGAAGAAAATTAACGCACAAATGTCGACTTACGATGCCGAATCGGAATTGTCTAAATTCAATCGATATCAAGGCATGGAGAGTCGCAACATTTCCGCTGAGCTAGATCGCGTGCTGACCGAATCTATACGTCTGGCCAAGATAACGGATGGCGCATTTGATGTTACCGTCGGCCCGCTGGTTAATTTATGGAGCTTTGGTCCAGAAAAGCGTCCTGAGTCTGTTCCTGCGAAAGAGCTTATTGCCAGTACCAAACAGCATATTGGTATAAACAAGATCTCTCTTGAAGGCGGTAAGCTTGCCAAGAATGATGTCAAAGTCTATGTCGACCTTTCGGCAATCGCGAAAGGTTTTGCGGTTGATATGGTCGCAGACTATTTGGAACAACAAGGTTATAACGACTATATTGTCGATATAGGGGGCGAAATGCGCCTTAAAGGCAATAAGCTATCCGGTAAGGATTGGCGAATTGCCGTAGAGAAGCCAATTTCTGGGACACGAGCCGTACAAAAGGTTATAATTCCCGGCGATAATGCGGTAGCGACATCAGGTGATTATCGCAATTATTTTGAAGAAGACGGTGTACGTTATTCTCATACCATAGATCCTGACACAGGCTGGCCTATTGATCACAAACTGGTCTCGGTTACAGTCTTGCATCCATCAGCGATGACCGCCGATGGCTTAGCGACAGCGATTGAGGTCATGGGCCCAGACAAGGGCCTAGCGTTTGCCGAGCAACAAAATGTTGCGGTGTATTTGATCAGTAAGTCGGACGATGGCTTTACTGAACAAATGACAGAACAGTTTAAGCAGTATTTAGCCGAGAAATAA
- a CDS encoding Na(+)-translocating NADH-quinone reductase subunit A, producing MITIKKGLDIPVKGAPQQVIHDGTAIKTVAALGEEFVGMRPTMFVKAGDSVKKGQVLFEDKKNPGVKFTAPASGVVKEINRGEKRVLQSVVIEINDDEEETFSAYSADQLASVSREDAETNLVNSGLWTALRTRPYSKIPALGSVATNIFVSAMDTNPLAADPQVVIAEQKDAFVNGLTVLSALTEGKVFVSKAPGADIPAGNAAVNEFAGPHPAGLVGTHIHFLAPVSAEKMAWHVGYQDVIAIGTLFTTGKLDSTRVIALAGPAVKNPRLVRTVLGVNTNELIAGELEQGDVRVISGSPLQGVTAAGVHAFLGRYHVQVVALLEGREKEFIGYMYPGPNKFSVTRAYMSHFFKGKLFSMTTTTNGSPRAMVPIGNYERIMPLDILPTLLLRDLAAKDSDSAQLLGALELDEEDLALCTFVCPGKTDYGVMLRDVLTIIEKEG from the coding sequence ATGATTACAATAAAAAAAGGTCTGGATATTCCTGTAAAAGGGGCTCCCCAGCAAGTAATCCATGATGGTACGGCCATCAAAACCGTTGCGGCACTAGGCGAAGAGTTTGTGGGTATGCGCCCAACCATGTTTGTAAAAGCAGGTGACAGCGTTAAAAAAGGTCAGGTTCTTTTTGAAGACAAGAAAAACCCTGGCGTTAAATTCACAGCTCCGGCTTCTGGTGTTGTTAAAGAAATTAACCGTGGTGAAAAGCGTGTTTTGCAATCTGTTGTTATTGAAATCAATGACGACGAAGAAGAAACATTTAGTGCTTACAGTGCGGATCAGCTAGCGTCTGTATCTCGCGAAGATGCTGAAACAAACCTAGTTAACTCTGGTTTGTGGACTGCTTTGCGTACGCGTCCATACAGCAAAATCCCTGCCTTAGGCAGTGTTGCAACTAACATTTTTGTTAGTGCTATGGACACCAACCCATTAGCCGCTGATCCACAAGTCGTCATCGCTGAGCAAAAAGATGCTTTTGTTAATGGTTTGACTGTATTGTCAGCCCTAACCGAAGGCAAAGTGTTCGTATCAAAAGCACCTGGTGCTGATATCCCAGCGGGTAATGCGGCGGTAAATGAATTTGCCGGTCCTCATCCTGCAGGTCTTGTTGGTACGCACATTCATTTCTTAGCACCAGTATCTGCTGAGAAAATGGCTTGGCATGTTGGTTACCAAGACGTTATTGCCATCGGTACGTTATTCACTACTGGTAAGCTTGACTCTACTCGTGTTATCGCTCTAGCGGGTCCTGCGGTAAAGAATCCTCGTTTGGTACGCACTGTGTTAGGTGTTAATACCAATGAGTTGATTGCCGGCGAATTGGAACAAGGCGATGTACGCGTTATTTCTGGTTCACCTCTTCAAGGTGTTACGGCAGCAGGTGTTCACGCATTCTTAGGTCGTTACCACGTACAAGTCGTAGCGCTTTTAGAAGGCCGTGAAAAAGAATTCATCGGTTACATGTACCCAGGTCCGAACAAATTCTCGGTTACCCGTGCTTACATGTCACACTTCTTTAAAGGCAAGCTATTCAGCATGACGACCACCACCAATGGTTCTCCTCGTGCGATGGTGCCAATCGGAAACTACGAGCGCATTATGCCGCTTGATATTCTTCCGACGTTGTTATTGCGCGATTTAGCCGCGAAAGACTCTGACAGTGCACAATTGCTTGGTGCGCTAGAGCTTGACGAAGAAGATTTAGCATTATGTACATTCGTATGTCCTGGTAAAACAGACTACGGCGTAATGTTGCGTGACGTCCTAACCATTATTGAGAAGGAAGGTTAG
- a CDS encoding NADH:ubiquinone reductase (Na(+)-transporting) subunit D — MSEVSSKDVLTKPIVDNNPIALQVLGICSALAVTSSMANALVMTIAVILVTAFSNLFISIIRNHIPSSVRIIVQMAIIASLVIVVDQVLKAFSYQLSKELSVFVGLIITNCIVMGRAEAFAMKEKPVVSFMDGIGNGLGYGLILMLVAFFRELLGFGTLFGIEILPLIQNGGWYQANGLLVLPFSSFFIIGLIIWAIRQFKPEQVEKD, encoded by the coding sequence ATGAGTGAAGTATCTTCAAAAGATGTATTAACGAAACCAATCGTTGATAACAACCCGATCGCATTGCAAGTATTGGGTATTTGTTCAGCGCTAGCTGTAACCAGCTCAATGGCTAACGCATTGGTTATGACTATTGCGGTAATCTTGGTAACAGCGTTTTCTAACCTGTTTATCTCTATTATACGTAATCATATTCCATCTAGTGTTCGTATTATCGTACAGATGGCAATCATTGCATCACTTGTAATCGTTGTTGACCAAGTGCTTAAAGCATTCTCTTACCAGCTTTCAAAAGAGCTATCGGTATTCGTTGGTCTAATCATTACTAACTGTATCGTAATGGGTCGTGCTGAAGCATTCGCGATGAAAGAGAAGCCAGTAGTGAGCTTTATGGATGGTATCGGTAACGGTTTAGGTTACGGTCTTATCCTTATGCTAGTTGCATTCTTCCGTGAACTTCTAGGTTTCGGCACGCTATTTGGTATTGAGATTTTACCTCTAATTCAAAATGGCGGCTGGTATCAAGCTAATGGTCTTCTTGTATTACCATTTAGCTCATTCTTCATCATTGGTTTGATTATCTGGGCAATTCGCCAGTTCAAGCCAGAGCAAGTTGAGAAGGACTAA
- a CDS encoding Na(+)-translocating NADH-quinone reductase subunit C, with amino-acid sequence MSSKKETFGKTVGFVVAVCLVCAALVSVSAVQLKPLQTANKLLDKQTKILEAAGLLDMAGNNIVATYNQFVEAKMIDVATGEVIDGNPDMFDERRDARDANKSSKPVNDIAGINRRANTQVVYFVKNGAGTIETVILPIVGSGLWDLMYGFVGLESDLNTVKSVVYSDHKETPGLGAEVMNPKWKALWPGKKMFNDNGDIAIRMVKGGAKADDVHGVDGLSGATLTSVGVEKTIHFWLGEEGYGPFIAKTREKGLN; translated from the coding sequence GTGTCTAGTAAAAAAGAAACTTTTGGCAAAACCGTTGGTTTTGTTGTAGCAGTATGTTTGGTTTGTGCGGCGCTAGTATCAGTTTCTGCTGTTCAGCTTAAGCCTTTACAAACGGCAAACAAGCTACTTGATAAGCAAACGAAAATTCTTGAAGCTGCTGGCCTATTAGATATGGCTGGTAACAACATTGTTGCTACCTACAATCAATTTGTTGAAGCAAAAATGATTGACGTAGCAACCGGTGAAGTCATTGACGGCAACCCAGACATGTTTGACGAGCGTCGTGATGCTCGTGATGCAAACAAATCGTCTAAGCCTGTAAATGATATCGCTGGCATCAACCGTCGTGCAAATACGCAAGTTGTTTACTTCGTAAAGAACGGCGCAGGTACTATTGAAACAGTTATTCTGCCAATCGTAGGTTCAGGTCTTTGGGACTTAATGTACGGTTTTGTCGGTCTTGAATCAGATTTAAACACAGTTAAGTCTGTTGTTTACTCAGATCATAAAGAAACTCCGGGCTTAGGTGCGGAAGTTATGAACCCTAAGTGGAAAGCTTTATGGCCTGGTAAGAAAATGTTCAACGACAATGGTGACATTGCGATTCGCATGGTTAAAGGCGGTGCTAAAGCAGATGACGTTCACGGTGTTGATGGTCTATCTGGTGCAACGTTAACAAGTGTTGGTGTTGAGAAAACAATCCACTTTTGGTTAGGTGAAGAGGGCTATGGTCCGTTCATCGCTAAAACTCGCGAAAAGGGGCTTAACTAA
- the nqrE gene encoding NADH:ubiquinone reductase (Na(+)-transporting) subunit E, with translation MEHYISLFVKTIFIENIALSFFLGMCTFLAVSKKVSTAMGLGVAVIVVLGIAVPVNQIIYQAILAPGALDGMLGITDPTETVDLSFLSFITFIGVIAALVQILEMVLDKFFPALYQALGIFLPLITVNCAIFGAVSFMVAKNLTLGESVVYGLGSGCGWALAIVLLAGLREKMKYSDVPAGLKGLGITFITTGLMAFGFLSFGGISL, from the coding sequence ATGGAACATTACATTAGCTTATTTGTAAAAACGATTTTTATCGAAAACATTGCCCTAAGTTTCTTCTTAGGTATGTGTACATTCTTAGCGGTATCTAAGAAAGTCAGCACGGCGATGGGTCTTGGTGTAGCGGTAATTGTAGTACTAGGTATTGCGGTTCCTGTTAACCAAATCATTTACCAAGCAATCTTAGCGCCTGGTGCACTTGACGGCATGTTAGGTATCACAGACCCGACTGAGACTGTCGATTTATCATTCTTGTCGTTCATTACCTTTATCGGTGTTATCGCGGCGTTAGTACAAATCCTTGAGATGGTACTAGATAAATTTTTCCCAGCTTTGTATCAAGCATTAGGTATCTTCTTACCACTTATCACAGTTAACTGTGCAATATTTGGTGCGGTATCTTTCATGGTAGCTAAAAACCTTACGTTAGGTGAGTCAGTTGTTTATGGTCTTGGTTCAGGTTGTGGTTGGGCGTTGGCGATTGTTTTACTTGCGGGTTTACGCGAGAAAATGAAGTATTCTGACGTACCAGCAGGTTTGAAAGGTTTAGGTATTACGTTTATCACCACTGGTTTGATGGCTTTTGGCTTCTTATCATTTGGTGGTATCTCGTTATAA
- the nqrM gene encoding (Na+)-NQR maturation NqrM produces the protein MTLFLLTFGFFVVIAAAMAVGYIVQQKTLAGSCGGLATVGIDKECNCDNPCEKRQERERKAALKENAIDVKNI, from the coding sequence ATGACATTATTTTTATTAACTTTTGGTTTTTTTGTGGTTATCGCCGCGGCTATGGCGGTTGGTTATATTGTTCAACAAAAAACCTTGGCGGGTAGCTGTGGTGGTTTAGCTACGGTTGGTATCGACAAAGAGTGTAATTGCGACAATCCATGCGAAAAGCGTCAAGAGCGCGAGCGTAAAGCGGCACTTAAAGAAAATGCTATTGATGTAAAAAACATCTAA
- the fabV gene encoding enoyl-ACP reductase FabV, with protein sequence MVIKPKVRGFICTNAHPTGCAQHVQEQIDYVKSQPQADNMPKKVLVIGASTGYGLASRITSAFGGGASTLGIFFEKEPTEKRTGSAGWYNTAAFEAAADDAGLYSKNINGDAFSNELKERAIATIKEDLGQVDLVVYSLAAPRRTDPVTGEVYASALKPIGNGFTTKSLNTSKRVIEEVAVEPASEEEIDGTIKVMGGEDWELWMKALTEAGVLAQGCKTVAYTYIGKQLTWPLYGKATIGRAKEDLDRAATEIRNVTADLDGEAFVTSLNAVVTQASSAIPIMPLYISGLFKVMKQDGTQENPIQQIQGLFRDNLYSASRDLDEHNRIMQNLKELEDSVQDRVQAIWDQVDTDSIDELTDYVGYNHEFMKLFGFEVDGVDYDADVSPLAPINNLL encoded by the coding sequence ATGGTTATCAAGCCAAAAGTACGTGGTTTTATTTGTACAAATGCTCACCCTACGGGTTGTGCTCAGCACGTTCAAGAGCAAATCGATTATGTAAAGTCTCAGCCGCAAGCTGACAACATGCCGAAAAAAGTATTGGTTATCGGTGCGTCAACGGGTTACGGTCTGGCATCTCGTATTACATCGGCATTCGGTGGCGGTGCATCAACATTAGGTATTTTCTTTGAAAAAGAACCTACTGAAAAACGTACCGGCTCTGCAGGTTGGTACAACACCGCTGCATTTGAAGCAGCAGCAGACGACGCTGGCCTTTATTCTAAAAACATTAACGGTGATGCGTTCTCAAATGAATTGAAAGAACGTGCCATTGCGACCATCAAAGAAGATCTTGGCCAAGTAGACCTTGTTGTTTATTCACTAGCAGCACCGCGTCGTACTGACCCTGTAACCGGTGAAGTATACGCGTCAGCGCTTAAGCCAATCGGCAATGGTTTTACCACCAAGTCGTTAAACACATCAAAACGTGTTATCGAAGAAGTGGCAGTAGAGCCAGCCAGCGAAGAAGAAATTGACGGCACCATCAAAGTCATGGGCGGCGAAGATTGGGAGCTTTGGATGAAAGCTCTTACCGAGGCCGGTGTTCTTGCTCAAGGCTGTAAAACCGTGGCATACACCTATATTGGTAAGCAATTAACATGGCCGTTATATGGTAAAGCTACTATCGGTCGTGCCAAAGAAGATCTTGACCGCGCGGCAACTGAAATCCGCAACGTAACGGCTGATCTTGATGGTGAAGCTTTTGTCACATCGCTTAACGCGGTTGTTACCCAAGCAAGCTCTGCGATTCCAATTATGCCGTTGTACATCTCTGGCCTGTTCAAGGTGATGAAGCAAGATGGCACTCAGGAAAACCCAATTCAGCAAATTCAAGGTTTGTTCCGCGATAACCTATATTCAGCGTCTCGTGATTTGGATGAGCACAATCGCATCATGCAAAATTTAAAAGAGCTTGAAGACTCGGTACAAGATCGTGTGCAAGCGATTTGGGACCAGGTTGATACGGACTCTATTGATGAATTAACCGATTATGTTGGTTATAACCATGAATTTATGAAATTGTTTGGCTTTGAAGTTGATGGTGTTGATTACGACGCTGACGTTAGCCCTCTAGCGCCAATTAACAACTTGTTATAA
- the nqrF gene encoding NADH:ubiquinone reductase (Na(+)-transporting) subunit F, with product MQEIILGVGMFTAIVVALVLVILFAKSKLVAEGDVTIAINGDPEKAVTTAAGGKLLGALADQGIFIPSACGGGGTCGQCRVHVHSGGGDILPTEMGHITKREAKEGCRLSCQVAVKQDMDIEVEDEIFGVQQWECEVISNDNKATFIKELKLGIPDGESVPFRAGGYIQIEAPAHHVKYSDFDIEEQYRGDWEHFGFFDVESKVDEPTLRAYSMANYPEEEGIIMLNVRIATPPPGRLHLPAGKMSSFIFNLKPGDKVTISGPFGEFFAKDTDAEMVFIGGGAGMAPMRSHIFDQLKRLKSKRKMSFWYGARSLREMFYEDDYNMLADENDNFDWHVALSDPQPEDNWDGLTGFIHNVLFEQYLKDHEAPEDCEFYMCGPPMMNAAVIGMLKDLGVEDENIMLDDFGG from the coding sequence ATGCAAGAGATTATTCTAGGCGTAGGCATGTTCACCGCAATCGTTGTTGCTTTGGTATTGGTAATCTTATTTGCCAAGTCAAAACTAGTAGCGGAAGGCGATGTTACAATTGCAATTAACGGCGACCCTGAAAAAGCAGTAACAACTGCTGCGGGTGGCAAGCTCCTTGGCGCATTAGCTGACCAAGGTATTTTCATACCATCTGCCTGTGGTGGCGGTGGTACGTGTGGCCAATGTCGTGTACACGTTCATTCAGGTGGTGGTGATATTCTTCCTACTGAAATGGGTCACATTACTAAACGTGAAGCCAAAGAAGGTTGTCGTTTATCATGTCAGGTTGCTGTTAAGCAAGACATGGATATTGAAGTAGAAGATGAAATCTTCGGTGTTCAACAATGGGAATGTGAAGTTATCTCTAACGATAACAAAGCTACCTTCATTAAAGAGCTTAAACTTGGTATCCCTGATGGCGAGTCAGTACCTTTCCGCGCTGGTGGTTACATTCAAATCGAAGCACCTGCACATCACGTTAAATACTCTGATTTTGATATTGAAGAGCAATACCGTGGCGATTGGGAACACTTTGGTTTCTTCGACGTAGAGTCAAAAGTTGATGAGCCAACATTACGTGCTTACTCAATGGCTAACTACCCGGAAGAAGAAGGCATTATCATGCTTAACGTGCGTATCGCTACGCCGCCTCCTGGTCGTTTACACTTACCTGCAGGTAAAATGTCATCGTTCATCTTTAACCTTAAGCCAGGCGATAAAGTAACGATTTCAGGTCCATTTGGTGAGTTCTTCGCCAAAGACACTGATGCTGAAATGGTATTTATCGGCGGTGGTGCAGGTATGGCGCCAATGCGTTCTCATATCTTTGACCAACTTAAACGTCTTAAGTCTAAGCGTAAGATGAGCTTCTGGTACGGTGCACGTTCATTGCGTGAGATGTTCTATGAAGATGATTACAACATGCTTGCGGATGAAAATGATAACTTCGATTGGCACGTGGCTCTATCTGACCCACAACCAGAAGATAACTGGGATGGCCTAACTGGTTTTATTCACAACGTTCTGTTTGAACAATACCTGAAAGACCACGAAGCACCAGAAGATTGTGAGTTCTACATGTGTGGTCCTCCAATGATGAACGCTGCTGTTATCGGTATGCTAAAAGATTTGGGTGTTGAAGACGAAAACATCATGCTAGATGACTTCGGTGGTTAA
- a CDS encoding TRAP transporter substrate-binding protein, translating into MKAFSRIVLMATSLLFISACGEKSETSQAQVKQQKFKWKLVTSWPKNFPGLGIAPEKFAQHVNKMSNGRLTIEVFGAGQLVPGFEVFDSVAEGTAEMGHSGAYYWKGKIPAASFFAAVPFGMNAVETNAWLHYGGGLELWQQLYKPFGIIPVAGGNSGAQFAGWFNKEINSVEDLQGLKMRIGGIGGEVMSRAGALPVTMPGGEIFPSLQSGALDASEWVGPYNDLAFGFYKAAKYYYSTAWQEPTATLEFLINEKAFNGLPSDLQEIVLVAARAVNDDMLSEYTARNSAALKTLVEEHGVEVKTFPPQVIEVLKSTTKVVIEEMAANDEQVNEVWTSYKRFYDSIKSYHEISEQAYLQNRQ; encoded by the coding sequence ATGAAAGCATTCAGTCGTATCGTGTTGATGGCAACCTCATTGCTGTTTATCAGTGCCTGTGGAGAGAAAAGCGAAACCTCGCAAGCTCAAGTTAAACAACAAAAATTTAAGTGGAAACTGGTCACGTCTTGGCCGAAAAACTTCCCTGGATTAGGCATTGCCCCAGAAAAATTCGCACAACATGTCAATAAAATGAGTAATGGCCGTCTAACCATTGAGGTATTCGGTGCAGGTCAATTAGTCCCTGGCTTTGAAGTATTCGACAGCGTTGCAGAAGGCACGGCTGAAATGGGCCACTCTGGTGCCTATTACTGGAAAGGCAAAATCCCCGCAGCATCATTTTTTGCCGCGGTACCATTTGGTATGAACGCCGTAGAGACTAATGCCTGGTTGCATTACGGCGGTGGCTTAGAGCTTTGGCAACAACTGTATAAACCGTTTGGTATTATTCCTGTTGCTGGCGGTAACTCCGGCGCGCAGTTTGCGGGTTGGTTCAACAAAGAAATCAACTCGGTTGAAGATCTACAAGGCTTAAAAATGCGCATCGGTGGCATCGGTGGCGAAGTTATGAGTCGAGCAGGTGCGTTACCGGTAACTATGCCGGGTGGTGAAATTTTCCCATCGCTGCAAAGCGGCGCATTGGACGCATCGGAATGGGTTGGCCCGTACAATGATTTAGCGTTTGGTTTTTACAAAGCCGCTAAATATTACTATTCCACTGCATGGCAAGAGCCGACGGCAACCTTAGAGTTTTTAATCAACGAAAAAGCGTTTAATGGTTTACCATCTGACCTTCAAGAAATCGTGCTTGTCGCTGCCCGAGCGGTTAATGACGACATGCTTAGTGAATATACCGCGCGTAACAGCGCGGCACTAAAAACCTTGGTTGAAGAACATGGCGTCGAAGTGAAAACCTTTCCTCCGCAAGTCATTGAAGTGCTAAAAAGCACCACCAAAGTGGTTATCGAGGAAATGGCGGCAAATGACGAACAGGTCAATGAAGTGTGGACCTCATATAAGCGTTTTTATGACTCAATCAAGAGTTATCATGAAATCAGTGAGCAAGCGTATCTGCAAAATCGTCAGTAG
- a CDS encoding NADH:ubiquinone reductase (Na(+)-transporting) subunit B: protein MGLKKFIEDIEPHFEKGGKHEKWFALYEAVATGLFTPGYVTKGKTHIRDSIDLKRIMITVWLAVFPAMFFGMFNIGHQAVDALAAGYALPDSWQVSLFSLFGGELTAQSGWIAKMAYGAFFFLPIYITVFIVGGFWEVLFAAVRKHEVNEGFFVTSILFALILPATIPLWQAALGITFGVVIAKEIFGGTGKNFLNPALAGRAFLFFAYPAEISGDTVWVAIDGFSGATALGAAATGALEYAPIFSQAWLDAFYGFIPGSVGEVSTLAIFLGGAYILYKGIASWRIVLSVFGGMVATAFLFNAIGSDTNTMFAMPWYWHLVLGGFAFGMMFMATDPVTMSFTNTGKYFFGALVGVMVVLVRVVNPAFPEGMMLAILFANLFAPLFDYFVVQSNIKRRLARV, encoded by the coding sequence ATGGGCTTGAAAAAGTTTATTGAAGACATTGAGCCGCATTTTGAGAAAGGCGGCAAGCACGAGAAATGGTTCGCGTTATACGAAGCCGTTGCTACGGGCTTATTTACCCCAGGTTATGTAACCAAGGGTAAAACTCACATTCGTGACAGTATCGACTTGAAACGTATCATGATCACTGTATGGCTAGCGGTTTTCCCTGCCATGTTCTTTGGTATGTTCAATATCGGTCATCAAGCTGTTGATGCATTAGCGGCAGGTTATGCACTACCTGATAGCTGGCAAGTAAGCTTATTTAGCTTATTTGGTGGTGAGCTAACGGCTCAATCCGGCTGGATTGCGAAAATGGCCTATGGTGCCTTTTTCTTCCTACCTATCTACATAACAGTGTTTATTGTAGGTGGTTTTTGGGAAGTACTATTCGCAGCTGTTCGTAAGCATGAAGTTAACGAAGGTTTCTTTGTAACCTCAATCTTATTTGCATTGATTTTACCGGCAACCATTCCTTTATGGCAGGCTGCGCTAGGTATTACCTTTGGTGTTGTAATCGCCAAAGAGATCTTTGGTGGTACAGGTAAAAACTTCCTTAACCCGGCATTAGCAGGTCGTGCATTCCTATTCTTTGCATACCCAGCTGAAATCTCAGGCGACACCGTTTGGGTTGCTATTGATGGTTTCTCTGGTGCAACAGCACTAGGTGCAGCGGCGACTGGCGCTCTAGAATACGCACCAATCTTCTCGCAAGCTTGGTTAGACGCATTTTACGGTTTCATCCCAGGTTCTGTAGGTGAAGTATCGACGTTAGCGATTTTCCTTGGCGGCGCGTACATCCTCTATAAAGGAATCGCTTCATGGCGTATCGTTTTGAGTGTGTTCGGCGGTATGGTTGCAACAGCATTCTTGTTCAATGCGATTGGTTCTGACACCAACACTATGTTTGCTATGCCTTGGTACTGGCACTTAGTATTAGGTGGTTTTGCCTTTGGTATGATGTTTATGGCAACAGACCCTGTAACGATGTCATTCACCAACACCGGTAAATACTTCTTTGGTGCCTTAGTTGGTGTCATGGTTGTTCTGGTTCGTGTTGTGAACCCAGCGTTCCCTGAAGGCATGATGTTGGCAATTCTTTTCGCTAACTTGTTTGCCCCACTATTCGACTACTTCGTCGTTCAGTCAAACATCAAACGGAGACTTGCACGTGTCTAG